The window TatctccttaaaaaaataactatagatTAGAACacatttttattagaaaaagaaaaagaaaaagaaaaacaagaaaaagaagctGAACTGGGAGGCTATGAGAGTAGGAAGGATTTCTCCTTAAATCATGGGCCAACCCTCCAGCCTAAAGTCGACAGATTCCAGTAGCGCAAGTAAATTGAAGCAACCATCCCCCTCAACTCTttaaaaatgtttgaaaacacAGTTTaacccgtgtttttaaaaattttaaatttttttttaaaaaatttaatataatttgtatattttagatcgttttgatgtgttgatatcaaaaataatttttaaaaaataaaaaaaaacatcattggcatatattttggcacgaaaagttatttgaaaagcacccacaaCCACATTGCCAAACACTGTCTATTGTGGTTCGTCtcgtaattttaaaactcagcAACAGATCAATCAAAGATTTTTGGAATTACAtccggtttaaaaaaaaatgaaaatctagATAACCAGTTCAAAAACATAGATTAACCCGATGATctatttaaaaacttgattgtaacttattaattaattattttttgtatttaatttttataaaaacatcatttttatataacaaaaaattaaaggtcAACCCtgaattatctaattaaaaccCATGATCCGGGCATTCTGCGGGTGGATCGCCAGAACAAGCTTAAAAACTATGGCTTGTCTACACAGTTTGTTGCGTGGATAAACCTGTCTTTAACTCGAAACTCTACGTACAATACCTTTATAATACCCTCACGATCTAGACTTCAGTTTTGCAATTTCTTTCCTGTTGTCACCCACTTttggaaaaagaacaaagaaactATGAGAAATAAGTCAATTTTTACCGTGGTTATTTTTATACAAGGGGTGCGGCGTCCCCTATCACCACCGAGAAAGGAAGGGGAAATTCACAAAAAGCGAAGAATGCTTGGAATCAGCTCAGAGTTTAGAGAAACCCAGTTGCGGGCCACAAGATTTTCCTGTCCTTCCGGGGTCCTGCCCAGGGTGTGGGTACCACAGGCTGTTCATGGGCCAGGGTGTGTTTCAACTATGGTGATCAATGGGAGACCACCTAATTCCAGGCAATGAGGATTAATCATGCACATCACAGACTAACAGCAGTGAAGATTCCATGGTATCTCAATGGATCAACCATGGAAGACTGCCATGAGAAATAACAGAGAGAAAATTAAGCATCGAGATCTGATTTCTGCCTTGAAGAAAGTTTTTCCCTCATAAGAACACccattaagcttgaaattatgCGCATTACATTTGAGTAAAGATCAGTTTATTTCAGAAATGggaaaacaaaatcacaatTATCTACAGAAAGCTGTTGAacgaaaaagtttcaattcctcaAATCACAGAATTCATCtcacatttttttcctttttacacACCATGCTGAAGTTTCCTACATGATTCACAGAACACAAAATAACCTTTGCATTACATGAAAAGGTTGAAGGAATTTACTGAATGGAAGATTGTATCCATTCATCATAGAAAGGCACCTTGAAGACAACTGCCCCTCTATACCGAGTCTACTCCTTCAACCTGCTGCCGAGCAAGGTATCTTTCCCTTCGCTCTTTCTGTACAAAATGAATACACAAAGATTAGGCATCGTACAGAGATATTCACAGGGAGAAGTTGGGCAGTGCAACACTTGATAACTCACCCATTCATCTATCACTAGTCCTTCACCAATAATCCTCGGACCTGCATCTTCTGGAGGTTTCTTGCGTGCCTCAAGAGCTGCATCAGCATCAGCCAACTGGCGCTTCAACTTTTCCATAGCCTGTAAAAATAGCATCACACGTAGCTCTATGAGCTTGTATGGCATACGtgtgaaacaaaagaaaatgcatGTACCATATGCGAAGACAGACAATGATCGATCCTAAGCACATATAAATTTGATTCCATGATTATTGACATTATTGATACTTACAGGACTAGGACGCTCTGGATCTAGAAAAACAACCCGCAATATTTGCTCTACTGCTACTTGATCTTTCTGCTCATCAAACTGCACGGACAAAGCATACAAAGTCACTTCATGAAGTTGCAACAGAAGACTCAAAACACCGAAATAAAGTCCCAAATAGACCAAAGCAGTTTGTAAAGATATTCTGGAGCGTCCATCAAACAAAAGCACCCAGCCAACACAAGATGTAATTGAATCCAAAATCTATCATAATTATtctgccaaaaaaaattaaaaaaacaggcACAGATTCTCCAGAACCAACTAGTGTAAGATGACCATTGGCATCCAGCATTAAGGGTGAGAAGTGTCGGTGCACTAGAGACTTTGACATCATAAAACAACACCCCTATGCTTGCTAGCTTTACATTACAGTGAGCAGCCTGGCAATAGCAAAATAACATCTATTATACCAGAAAAAGCCCCTAACAAAGATGAAACTAAATGAAATGATTGTGCATTCtttagaaacaacaaaactaATGGTAATATGGACGCCTAAGATGGATATCTGTCTCATAGTGTCTATCGACCTCCTCATTAACCAAGATATTTGTCTGTTGTATTTGAAGAATTCGAAATATGACATGATGCTCATTCCAAGTAGAATATGTATCggacccaaataaatcaaaataaaagcatAGCACCAAGATCATTTATTATCAGACTGTTGTTGGCCAACATAGGCTCACACTAAAACACTAAaactaatgaaaagaaaaggttaaaggAACCATTTTACACACCAGCTCAGGTACATAGTCCATGACCCCTTTCACCTTCAGGctcatgattttaaatttaacccTGCTCTTCTGCTCCATTGGTTTCTCGTTATTTTCTGGGTGTTCAACAAACTTGAAGACTGACgtccaaaatcaagaaaataatttcgTATTAATTGGgtcaaaaaaacacataaaatagcTAAGTTAAATCCTTCTAAAAGCACAGTAATATGAACAGAAAATGCAACAGTAATTAATTACCTGTAGCTATGATACTTTCCCCAGGTGCAAGAATAGCCCCTGGAGGACGCATGAAACAGCTTTTCGGTGCAGTTGTTTGaaactaaatcaagaaaaacaaagaaaaggcaaccaacttaaaaaaaaatccagtcaTGTACttgatacaaaaacaaaaatatcaattacaaCAAGAAATGGGGTGACCCAAAATGAGTATATAGGTTACATGGCTGGACTCTATGAAACCACAGAAAGAAcaatgaagaagaaattgaaatgtaCCTTAAAAGCTACATGTGACTTGCAAGTGTTTTTAATCCTGATGGCACTGCGAACCTGCTTGCCAGGTTCATCTAAAAATAGCATACAGAACATAAATACATCAATTAATTCCATTAGAAATCAGTAACAAAATCCATAATCAGTACCAAGCACGAAATTACGAAAATAAAATAGTCCCCATAACCAAATTAATCGTAATCATCACTAATCCCAAAGGCTGATTGATTCTTGACATTGATTACTTGAttggatgatttttaaaagtaaataggatGATGCTACCCAGATTAGCTAATGCAATTCACTTTATCTCTCTTTTCTTAAAcattatcaaattattaacacttaaattttcaattttctagccaccaatacaaataaataaaaagaacttgAATTTTCAAATTCCTCTTTAAGGAGAAATTATAAGCATTAATGATctcaaatctttaatttttcttcaaaattaccAAAAATATTAGCAACAAAAACACAACTTAATCCAAAAAATCATCCTAAAATTACAGAAATCAACTTTCcaccaaaaatttaaaattaaaaaaaatccagctaaaaaatcaaacagatcacataaaaaagaaaacactaagaCTTACAAGGAAAGTAAAGCTTGGAAGAAGGATCGAGCTTAAGACGACGACGTGTCGGCAACAGCGATCTAGCTACAGAAGAGACAGAATTGGAAGCAAGAGGAGGATTGGATCCTTCGATTAGGGAGTTGGCCTGGTGATTATGGTggtggtgctgctgctgctgttgctgctgcatcatcatcatcgttgaAGTAGGAGTGTTAGTAGTAGAAGAAGAGGGTGTCGTATTAGTGTTGCTTCCTCCTAAAAACGGCAGCTTTAAGAATCCCCACACTTTACTGTTGTTGTTGCTGGGAGTATTATCGGCTGGTGATCTCTGGTCCGCTATGGCCATATCACAGCATGtggaacggtgtcgttttgctGGTGGTTTCTCCCAAGGAAaatggagggagggagggagagctGTGGTGAAGGGAGTAAAGTGGGATggggggaagagagagagagacagaggtGGAGGAAGGTGGTGGATGGGGGAATGGATTTAGAGGGGGGCTTTAATCGGGTTTTATTATTTGGGTTCATGTCCAAATCAATACCttaaaaaggtatttttataattttaattatttaataaattgtttttacttAAACTTATATGTATATTGGTAaacatgaatatttataattttaattatttaataaattatttaataattatttctttttcatccTTTCATTTATCCCATCAATTATTTCTCCCATCAATTCCTTTGATAAACATGATCTTGATAATTGATTTGTACAACattcttttatgaaaaataaaaatcctgaATCCTAATTATTATTCGTGAgcaaatttttgatttttataaaaccaATTCTgtctaattttttccttttagttctggcttgtttttatatttcaaaaacgtttttaaaattaatatttttttagtatttttagattattttgacgcgcagaattcaaaaataattttttaaaataaaaaaatattattttgatatatttataaataaaaaacactttagaaaATAACCACAACTACACTTATAAATAGACACTA of the Populus nigra chromosome 7, ddPopNigr1.1, whole genome shotgun sequence genome contains:
- the LOC133698594 gene encoding vesicle-associated protein 4-2-like — encoded protein: MAIADQRSPADNTPSNNNSKVWGFLKLPFLGGSNTNTTPSSSTTNTPTSTMMMMQQQQQQQHHHHNHQANSLIEGSNPPLASNSVSSVARSLLPTRRRLKLDPSSKLYFPYEPGKQVRSAIRIKNTCKSHVAFKFQTTAPKSCFMRPPGAILAPGESIIATVFKFVEHPENNEKPMEQKSRVKFKIMSLKVKGVMDYVPELFDEQKDQVAVEQILRVVFLDPERPSPAMEKLKRQLADADAALEARKKPPEDAGPRIIGEGLVIDEWKERRERYLARQQVEGVDSV